GGTCGAAGGCAGCATTGGTCCGGAGAAAAGGAAAGTGCCACTGGCAACCCCGTTGATGTAGACGGTCAACCGGGTTCCGTCGTAGGTGCCGGCGACGTGCGTCCAGGTATTGAGGGCCATTTGCGGGGTGGAAACGGCTTCTTTCCAGCTTGTCGTCGTCCCAAACATAAATGACAATGTGCCGTTGGCACCGCAACGCAGGGTATATCCGGCCTCGCCCGAACCCCATCCATCCTTGCTGATGATCACATTTCCCCAGCTGTTGGGGCTCCAACTATCTGCCTTGATCCATGCCTCCAGGGTCAATGCCGTTGTCGGATTCAATGCCGCATGGTTGGGAATGGAGACGTAATCCGTGGAAACGTTGCAATCGATCGCGTAACCCGAGCCAGGAGCCTGTGCGTTTGCCGCGGTTGTCCCAAGAGCAAGGAGCAGGACGAGTAGAAAATTTTTCATGGGAAGATCAATTCTAGTCTAGCAGAAAACTGCAATAATACCAAGAATTCGAATGATTATCAGCTTGTTACTGTAAGTTGGCCGACCAATGCAACTGCAAGTGATCCAAAGCGTATCTGATTTCCGAATCTTTGAATAGAAATCATTCCTTCAAAAACCGCCTGCAAAATCCATTCGCCTCAATCAAATAAACACCCCTAGTGAGCATGGAGACATCGATTCCAGCTTCAGAAGCCACGTTCCCAAGCACCAATTTTCCTTGGCTATCCCAAATGGAGCAGGTTTCGGCAGCATCAGCGTTTAGCCAAAGTCGATCGTGTACGGGATTAGGAAAAACTGCAAATCCAGCATTGGGAAGGGAAGGGGATTGGCTCATGCTGTCCAATAAAAGACGAATGATTACCAAATCCGTATAATTTCCTGGACCAGATGAAGCGGTGTAACCCGCGACAACGAGTTTCCCATCAGGCGATTCAGACATCGCGGTCGCGCCAGATTCCATGCCATTTTGGATGATTGTCATCGATTTACCGTTCTCGGCAAATTCTGAGGCCAATGTCCTGCTATCCTCCAACGCAGCTACGGCGAAGGCATCGCTTTCATAGCCAGGGCTTTGGTTATCAGGTGATTTGGAAAGCCCACAGGTTAGGATTCGGTCATTGTGGTCGATCAGCATGTCTTGAAGGCGGTCTTCGTTGCTGTCAAAATCCACGGGATCATAGTCCAAAAAGGATCCGGTGCTGTCTAAGGTAAGCAGGGCAAAGTCCTCGCCACCTTGGTAAACATCCAATTTGGCACCGAGAAAAATCTTGGGGCCTCTTTTGACAGAATGTGTGACGGTGCAGGTAAATCCAGGACTGATGTCTGGAAAAAGCAGCCCATTTTCGCCAAATCCATCGTCTAAATTGCCATTTTCGTCCACCATCATGAACATGGCCCTTCCGTAACTGCTGGTATAAAAAACGCCTCCAAGCAACATCCCTTTTCCAACGGGAAGCAGTGTCTCAAACCTTCCACCATCGCTATGCGGCCCTCGCGCATGGGAGAGTCCATGCGCGAGGCTCCACGTAATACAGCCCGTATTTCCGAAGCTGCTATCAGGAACGCCATTGGGTAGCAACCTCCCCGCCATCGGCAGTTCGATATGCCAGGCATTGGTGTCTGTGGTCATGCCACAAAAGGCGATCCTTCCATCGTCGAGGACCCTGATTGCACCCGCGGATGCCCATTCGCCGACAAATTTTCTGGTAAAGATCCCATCATTGCCAAATCCCGCATCCCAATGCCCATCCAAATCAAGTTTGCCGATGAAAACTTGCTGGGTATCGACGCTGGCGAGATCGTTCGCCTCACCAATGACAAAAAGTGCATTTCCCTGAAGGTCAGCATCCAATATCCGAGAATTGCCAAAAGTTCCGAAGTCACCCGTCAGAATCCCGTTCGCTCCAAAGGTGGAATCCAACTTTCCTTCTGAGGTGCATTTCCCAATGAGAAAATTTAGGTCTGCTACCGAATCGTAGCGGGTAGTATTCCCAACAAAATAGAAATTACCCATTGCATCGGTGAGCAGCCGCGCGCACGTTTCGTCCGGAGCGAAATCGAACCTGACTTCGCCCTTCAAGCCAAAGCCTGTGTCACGACTTCCTGTCCCCTGACCCACAGTAGGGAGGTATAGGCAAGCCAATAAGCCGACGAATAGGAATAAGATTCGCAGACTGCTCATCCTCAGTGCTGTACTACGATTTTTAAACCATGATTTGCCTCGGCGGTAACCAATTGGCAATGGTAAACACCCGCAGCCCAGTCGGCCGTCTCGATTTCCACATGGTCACCTTGAGGTTTTTGCAGGTCGACAAGAATGCTTCCCATTGCATCCAAAACGAGGATTCGGTCAATCTTGGCCTTTTGCCAAGTCAATGTAAATCTTTGATCTACGATACTTGGTGCGACCGACATGGTCGCTTCACTTGGATGCGCTTGAACAATAGAAGTTGCACCGGTGAGACAATTTACGCCGCCGGGAATGGAAATCGTTGCCTGTGGATCAAGGTTGTCTTCGTCGAGTGTTCCATAGTACTCTGCACCAAGGTAATAGGGGAATGCGGGGTCGCCATTGGCATCGGTGGTCACAAAGTAGGCATAGGTGCCACCTGGATATTCTGGCGTGATACAAGTGCGGCCATTGTTGGCGTCCAAATCTCCGAGGTTGGAAATGTATTCGTAGTCTTCGATGTATTCGCCAAGCGGATGCGTATTGCTTACCGTCGGACCATATTCCTGCGGCTGCAAGACTGTGCCGTCAGGCAAAGTTTGGCGCGTGGTCATGCTCCGAAGCTGGTAGCTACTTTCCATGCGAGAAACGCCACCGCTTGCACTGTTGGGATTTGTATAGCCATAGGGGCCGTAAATGGGGTAACCGTCAAATGCAAATCCGACGATCGGGGAGTGGCTCGTACTTGGAAAATCGTAGAGGCGATGCGGTGTCGCGTGGCTGTGATAAGCCCCATCCTGTTGCGGATGTGCGGCAAAAGCGGTGTCCAAAACAAAGCCCTCGCCGTACCATGCATCGACGTTCCAGACTTGTTGACCTTGATTCGTGTTGGTTTGCGACTGTCCACTCCAGGAGGTCGCATCGCCGTTTCCAAACGCTGGAATGCCATTGATGAGTACACCAACGGTGAAAGTCGTCGGCACAGTCACGGGAGATGTGGCGGCGGAAGACGTTTTTGGGAAGCTGAAAACATAGCCCTGCGATGTCGGTGAACCTGGATTCAAAAATTGGCCCATGTCGGTGGTCATTCCTTCGGAACGCACATAAACCCACGAATTGTTGTAACACACCGAAAGCACGTTGGCGCTGTCAGTCGTGGTATGGAATACAAAATTCGGGGACGTCGGGTTGCCATTGGCATTTTCCCAATAGCTCGCAGTGAGGCCGGTGGTGTTGCGGATCCATGAATCCAGAATGGGTGTTTGTGCTTTGACAATACCGAAAGCAGAACAGAGAAGAAGGAGAAAACGGATCTTTTTCATTGTAATTGTGTTGGATGACAAGTTTCAGGAAGAGTACCAAAGATATCCTCGGAACGCATTCAACGTTATCCCAAGGCCACATTTTCGTGGCTTGTTTACACTTTGTAAACGCTCAATACCATCTTGGATGCTGTTTTTTCCACAGACTTGCGCTCAGAAATGAAAAATTCTCCGTCCTGAAATGGACCCTCTGCAGGATTGATTTGGAAAGCATGGAAGCGAAAAGCCGGCAATCCAACCTTTCAATACTTGATAATCGTCAAAGGCTCCAACTTGGTCGGTCCATCGAAAGTGAGGCGGTAAATCCCTGTAGCCAAAGAAGTGAGATCGACGTCCATTTTTCCATAGGTGAAAGGAATTGTTCGGCGAATCACTTGACCATGGTTACCATACAACGTGCCGGTAAATTTCTTGGCAGAGGGATCATCCCATTCGACATGGAAAATCCCGGAAGTCGGATTTGGAAATGCTTGAATAGTCGGTGAATCGTTTGGTAAGATGGCTTCAGGGGCTGCAGTCATTGGAAATCCGGTGACTTCAATGGTTACACTGCCATAGTGGTAGCATTGAATCCCACCGATACCATAAATTCCTTGAAAATAGATGGTGTAAGTCCCATTCTGGGAAAATTGAAACACCGCAGTATCGCCCGATTGAACGGTCGCGTAGTTGTTGACATCAATGTAAAAATCCCCTTCGATGAACCATGTATTCGTGTCTGGATCTTCAATGTGGATGAGCAAAAACCTGCCGGGAATGGTATCGGCAATCACCAACGTTTGAGCTGCCGGTGGCCCTCCACCCATGCCGTAGTAGTCTTCGCAAGGGGTACAGCCGATTTTTTCGGTCACCGTCAATTGCCCGTAACTTTGATAAGAACCAAGGAATGCGACGAACAAGAGCAGGATGATCGGGAACTTAGAATGCATTTTTGAGAGATTAAAGCGATGAAATTCCGCATTTTACAATCGAAAAAGGGTGCAAAAATCCGTGGACTTTGCACCCTTTCCTAATGTAAAAACAGAATTACTTCTGAACGTTGCCTTTGCTCAAAGCGCTGTATTCCATGAGATAAGCGCGCACAAACATGTCGATGTCGCCGTCCATGACCGCCTGCGTGTTGCTCGTTTCCGCACCTGTACGCACATCCTTGACGAGCTTGTAGGGCTGCATGACGTAGTTGCGAATCTGCGAACCCCACTCTACACGAAGTTTTGTGCCTTCGATCGCATCGCGAACCGCATTTTGTTTCTCGACTTCAACTTGGTAAAGGCGGCTTTTCAGCAATTGAATGGCCTTTTCCTTGTTTTGGTTCTGACTACGCTCTTGCTGACATTCGACGATGATCCCCGAAGGGCCGTGGTGCAAACGTACTGCCGTTTCGACCTTGTTCACGTTCTGTCCACCCTTGCCACCTGCGCGGTAGGTGTCCCAACGGATGTCGGCCGGATTGACCTCGATTTTGATCGTGTCGTCGATTTGCGGATAGACATACACCGAAACGAAGGACGTATGCCGGCGTGCGTTGCTGTCAAAAGGGGAG
The nucleotide sequence above comes from Bacteroidota bacterium. Encoded proteins:
- a CDS encoding YHYH protein encodes the protein MKKIRFLLLLCSAFGIVKAQTPILDSWIRNTTGLTASYWENANGNPTSPNFVFHTTTDSANVLSVCYNNSWVYVRSEGMTTDMGQFLNPGSPTSQGYVFSFPKTSSAATSPVTVPTTFTVGVLINGIPAFGNGDATSWSGQSQTNTNQGQQVWNVDAWYGEGFVLDTAFAAHPQQDGAYHSHATPHRLYDFPSTSHSPIVGFAFDGYPIYGPYGYTNPNSASGGVSRMESSYQLRSMTTRQTLPDGTVLQPQEYGPTVSNTHPLGEYIEDYEYISNLGDLDANNGRTCITPEYPGGTYAYFVTTDANGDPAFPYYLGAEYYGTLDEDNLDPQATISIPGGVNCLTGATSIVQAHPSEATMSVAPSIVDQRFTLTWQKAKIDRILVLDAMGSILVDLQKPQGDHVEIETADWAAGVYHCQLVTAEANHGLKIVVQH
- a CDS encoding T9SS type A sorting domain-containing protein, whose protein sequence is MSSLRILFLFVGLLACLYLPTVGQGTGSRDTGFGLKGEVRFDFAPDETCARLLTDAMGNFYFVGNTTRYDSVADLNFLIGKCTSEGKLDSTFGANGILTGDFGTFGNSRILDADLQGNALFVIGEANDLASVDTQQVFIGKLDLDGHWDAGFGNDGIFTRKFVGEWASAGAIRVLDDGRIAFCGMTTDTNAWHIELPMAGRLLPNGVPDSSFGNTGCITWSLAHGLSHARGPHSDGGRFETLLPVGKGMLLGGVFYTSSYGRAMFMMVDENGNLDDGFGENGLLFPDISPGFTCTVTHSVKRGPKIFLGAKLDVYQGGEDFALLTLDSTGSFLDYDPVDFDSNEDRLQDMLIDHNDRILTCGLSKSPDNQSPGYESDAFAVAALEDSRTLASEFAENGKSMTIIQNGMESGATAMSESPDGKLVVAGYTASSGPGNYTDLVIIRLLLDSMSQSPSLPNAGFAVFPNPVHDRLWLNADAAETCSIWDSQGKLVLGNVASEAGIDVSMLTRGVYLIEANGFCRRFLKE